CGGACGTTCGGGCAAGAAATCGCCGACATCGAGGCGCTGGCGGTAAATCTCGAATACCGCGCTCAGGAAGCCGTCGAAAGAAGAATCGTAGGAGATGAGAAGAGACATTTACAGATGTGGGGTGTGAAGTGATAGGTGTGGGATGCGGGGTTAACCCACGGAGCTGAGCGGCGCGGGGGCCGGGAGTGCGGGCATCTGCAACTGGCTGAAAAAATCGAGTTGGGCAGGTTTCGGGCGGGCAATCAGCAACGGGCGCAGCATCTCGGGGTAAAGCCTGCGCAAGTTCGCCGGTACATCGGGATTATAGATGAAGTACTTCGCGCGCTTGAGAACCACCCCCATCTTCTTGAGCTGTTCCAGCCGGATCTTGCAAAAACGGCGGCCGCTCACAATCAGCTGGGCCGACTTCACGCCGATTCCCGGAACGCGCAAAATCATCTCGTAATCGGCAGTCTGCAAATCTATCGGGAAGAACTCCGGATGGCGCAGCGCCCACATCGCCTTCGGGTCCAAATCGGGGTCGAGGTTCGGGTTCGACTCGTCCAGAATCTCCTCGTGGCCGAAATGGTAAAAGCGCATGAGCCAGTCGGCCTGGTAAAGGCGGTGCTCGCGTAACAGCGGAGGCTTGGTCGTGAGGGCGGGCAGGCGCTTATCGGCATTGACAGGAATGTAGCCCGAGAAATAGACGCGCTTCATGCGCTGCTGGTTGTAGAAGCCTGCGGAAAGGCGCAGAATCTGCAGGTCGGACTCCCCCGAAGCCCCCACAATCATCTGCGTACTCTGCCCTGCCGGCAAAAACTTCGGCGTATAGCGGGAATGCTTGCCCGCAGAGTATTCCAGCTTGCGTTCGGCCAAAAAGTTCATCGGCCTGAAGATGGACTCGTAATTCTTTTCGGGAGCGAGATACTGCAGTTGCCTATCGGAGGGAATCTCGACATTCACGCTGCTGCGGTCGGCATACAGCCCCGCCTCGTAAAGCAGGCGCGAACTCGCCCCCGGAATCGCTTTCAGGTGGATGTAGCCGCCAAAGCGGTGGACCGTGCGCAGCTCCTTCGCCACGTAAACGAGCTTTTCCATGGTGTTGTCGGGGCTGCCGACCACCGCGGAACTGAGGAACAGCCCCTCGATGTAGTTGCGGCGGTAGAACTCCAGCGTGAGGTCGATGAGTTCCCTGGGCGTAAACGTCGCGCGCGGGATATCGTT
This is a stretch of genomic DNA from Fibrobacter succinogenes. It encodes these proteins:
- a CDS encoding putative DNA modification/repair radical SAM protein: MDLREKLNILGDAAKYDVSCSSSGSSRGAPKGGLGSGCSAGICHTWSADGRCISLLKVLFSNACKYDCAYCINRRSNDIPRATFTPRELIDLTLEFYRRNYIEGLFLSSAVVGSPDNTMEKLVYVAKELRTVHRFGGYIHLKAIPGASSRLLYEAGLYADRSSVNVEIPSDRQLQYLAPEKNYESIFRPMNFLAERKLEYSAGKHSRYTPKFLPAGQSTQMIVGASGESDLQILRLSAGFYNQQRMKRVYFSGYIPVNADKRLPALTTKPPLLREHRLYQADWLMRFYHFGHEEILDESNPNLDPDLDPKAMWALRHPEFFPIDLQTADYEMILRVPGIGVKSAQLIVSGRRFCKIRLEQLKKMGVVLKRAKYFIYNPDVPANLRRLYPEMLRPLLIARPKPAQLDFFSQLQMPALPAPAPLSSVG